The following coding sequences lie in one Panicum virgatum strain AP13 chromosome 6N, P.virgatum_v5, whole genome shotgun sequence genomic window:
- the LOC120679047 gene encoding ribosome maturation protein SBDS-like, with protein sequence MSRTLVQPVGQKRLTNVAVVRLRKHGQRFEIACFPNKVLSWRARVEKDLDEVLQSHTVYSNVSKGVLAKSKDLVKAFGTDDQTKICIEILEKGELQVSGKEREAQLSSQFRDIATIVMEKTINPETRRPYTITMIERLMHEIHFAVDPNLTSKEQALKVIKKLIDHFPIKRAPLRVRFTAPKSNFAGLMEKVAEWNATVISKDESGTQPSIVCEIEPSILHSCEERLKDVQGRVEVLSVSAHAEGGPSVEHHDNVEVPQAAPAKESDAVAEISETMQKQSISSESQGNAQGKQQRRCKECDVLVDDKLYREHCKSGWHKHNYTRHKNGLLPLSQEECMVEMELADSKKDLKDYDF encoded by the exons atgtcGCGGACGCTGGTGCAGCCGGTGGGGCAGAAGCGCCTCACCAACGTGGCGGTGGTGCGGCTGCGCAAGCACGGCCAGCGCTTCGAGATCGCCTGCTTCCCCAACAAGGTGCTCTCCTGGCGCGCCCGCGTCGAGAAGGACCTCGACGAGGTGCTCCAGTCCCACACCGTCTACTCCAACGTCTCCAAGGGCGTCCTCGCCAAGTCCAAGGACCTCGTCAAGGCATTCGGCACCGACGACCAGACCAAAATCTGCATCGAG ATTCTCGAGAAAGGGGAGCTCCAGGTCTCCGGCAAGGAGAGGGAGGCGCAGCTCTCCAGCCAGTTCCGCGACATCGCCACCATCGTCATGGAGAAGACCATCAACCCGGAGACGCGCCGCCCCTACACCATCACTATGATCGAGCGCCTCATGCACGAGATTCACTTTGCCGTCGACCCCAACCTCACCTCCAAGGAGCAG GCTTTAAAAGTTATCAAGAAGCTCATCGACCACTTTCCCATAAAGCGTGCACCATTGAGGGTGCGGTTCACTGCACCAAAGTCCAACTTTGCAGGCCTAATGGAGAAGGTTGCTGAATGGAATGCTACTGTCATTTCGAAGGATGAATCTGGTACTCAGCCATCTATT GTATGTGAGATTGAGCCGTCCATTTTGCACTCATGTGAGGAGCGGTTGAAGGATGTGCAAGGGAGAGTGGAAGTGCTATCTGTCTCAGCTCATGCCGAAGGTGGCCCATCTGTGGAGCACCATGACAATGTTGAAGTGCCGCAAGCAGCGCCTGCGAAGGAGTCTGATGCTGTTGCTGAGataagtgagacaatgcaaaagcAGAGCATCTCAAGTGAAAGCCAGGGTAATGCACAAGGGAAGCAGCAGAGAAGATGCAAGGAATGTGATGTACTCGTTGATGACAAGCTGTACAGAGAGCACTGCAAGAGTGGGTGGCACAAGCACAACTACACGCGCCACAAGAACGGGCTACTGCCTCTCAGCCAAGAGGAGTGCATGGTGGAGATGGAACTGGCTGACTCCAAGAAGGACCTTAAAGACTACGATTTCTGA
- the LOC120677365 gene encoding uncharacterized protein LOC120677365 isoform X1: MAAHDQGAPHGVTADPDIQLHNVPLLHEFVHCPLNEVPCVPLAVYAHNSQLTQTVDTPGSEPSTTAVGALPDTLQVLPRSYQCVWRMHRSGLSLRGSPSPTATETTPNSQPRWRRCLRCTSLSPMTSALGLGECQWLRVRDPEQNCSDGAQAGLLMANGFEGRPGAAQVHRLLQHLRVHACRADRLGCRQPLCQYPHEIRPGVH, translated from the exons ATGGCGGCCCATGATCAGGGGGCGCCTCATGGCGTCACAGCCGATCCCGACATACAG CTTCACAATGTTCCGTTGTTGCATGAGTTCGTGCACTGCCCTCTAAATGAGGTCCCCTGCGTGCCCTTGGCGGTCTACGCGCACAACTCTCAGCTTACACAGACGGTGGACACTCCAGGGAGTGAGCCCAGCACCACCGCCGTCGGGGCGCTGCCTGATACGCTGCAAGTTCTTCCGCGCTCGTATCAGTGTGTGTGGAGGATGCATCGGAGCGGCCTCAGCCTCCGCG GTTCACCAAGTCCGACGGCGACCGAGACTACGCCCAATTCACAGCCGCGGTGGAGGAGATGTT TGCGCTGCACGAGTCTCTCCCCGATGACATCCGCACTTGGCTTGGGAGAGTGTCAATGGCTACGAGTACGTGATCCAGAACAGAACTGCTCCGATGGAGCCCAGGCAGGCCTTCTCATGGCTAATGGCTTCGAGGGGCGTCCTGGAGCAGCTCAGGTACACCGACTCCTTCAACACCTTCGTGTCCATGCATGCCGAGCTGATCGACTGGGATGTCGACAGCCACTGTGTCAATACCCTCATGAGATCCGCCCGGGAGTACATTGA
- the LOC120677365 gene encoding uncharacterized protein LOC120677365 isoform X3 yields MAAHDQGAPHGVTADPDIQLHNVPLLHEFVHCPLNEVPCVPLAVYAHNSQLTQTVDTPGSEPSTTAVGALPDTLQVLPRSYQCVWRMHRSGLSLRGEFGTANILVYSTLAVRLTGVHLSRFTKSDGDRDYAQFTAAVEEMFALHESLPDDIRTWLGRVSMATST; encoded by the exons ATGGCGGCCCATGATCAGGGGGCGCCTCATGGCGTCACAGCCGATCCCGACATACAG CTTCACAATGTTCCGTTGTTGCATGAGTTCGTGCACTGCCCTCTAAATGAGGTCCCCTGCGTGCCCTTGGCGGTCTACGCGCACAACTCTCAGCTTACACAGACGGTGGACACTCCAGGGAGTGAGCCCAGCACCACCGCCGTCGGGGCGCTGCCTGATACGCTGCAAGTTCTTCCGCGCTCGTATCAGTGTGTGTGGAGGATGCATCGGAGCGGCCTCAGCCTCCGCGGTGAGTTCGGGACTGCAAACATTCTGGTCTACTCGACTCTGGCTGTCAGGCTGACGGGTGTCCACCTAAGCAGGTTCACCAAGTCCGACGGCGACCGAGACTACGCCCAATTCACAGCCGCGGTGGAGGAGATGTTTGCGCTGCac GAGTCTCTCCCCGATGACATCCGCACTTGGCTTGGGAGAGTGTCAATGGCTACGAGTACGTGA
- the LOC120677365 gene encoding uncharacterized protein LOC120677365 isoform X2, whose amino-acid sequence MAAHDQGAPHGVTADPDIQLHNVPLLHEFVHCPLNEVPCVPLAVYAHNSQLTQTVDTPGSEPSTTAVGALPDTLQVLPRSYQCVWRMHRSGLSLRGEFGTANILVYSTLAVRLTGVHLSRFTKSDGDRDYAQFTAAVEEMFALHESLPDDIRTWLGRVSMATST is encoded by the exons ATGGCGGCCCATGATCAGGGGGCGCCTCATGGCGTCACAGCCGATCCCGACATACAG CTTCACAATGTTCCGTTGTTGCATGAGTTCGTGCACTGCCCTCTAAATGAGGTCCCCTGCGTGCCCTTGGCGGTCTACGCGCACAACTCTCAGCTTACACAGACGGTGGACACTCCAGGGAGTGAGCCCAGCACCACCGCCGTCGGGGCGCTGCCTGATACGCTGCAAGTTCTTCCGCGCTCGTATCAGTGTGTGTGGAGGATGCATCGGAGCGGCCTCAGCCTCCGCGGTGAGTTCGGGACTGCAAACATTCTGGTCTACTCGACTCTGGCTGTCAGGCTGACGGGTGTCCACCTAAGCAGGTTCACCAAGTCCGACGGCGACCGAGACTACGCCCAATTCACAGCCGCGGTGGAGGAGATGTT TGCGCTGCACGAGTCTCTCCCCGATGACATCCGCACTTGGCTTGGGAGAGTGTCAATGGCTACGAGTACGTGA
- the LOC120679056 gene encoding uncharacterized protein LOC120679056 yields the protein MSNKRRGHDQDATGGGDKRPQRRKHLYLVLDDWDKGFSIHKIDTDSFDSDDQRNNAAGHLPEPPVLRLQSPIGPVPQTGISFSALGTKIFTFMNQRCGLIYDTETAVLAIGAHAPAQMVCGFGITVAVGEMLYALSYRFSDKQHSFEVMSWDATQHPMEGWSWKTLPPPPLTFHGRVNSYALHPDERSIFMTTANKGRMGTYSFDTKDSAWMWHGEWALPFLGQAHFDGELDAWVGLHRDGYICACRVASPSCHPTLQLDCQTTKERLFGKGPERHMRATLAYVGSSKFCLVQCVAREGVEGQALGDHGGCVIHLTMFGLKYNHKGELQITDHRSTSSFQVSRHKNHFCPVAFWI from the coding sequence ATGTCCAATAAGCGCCGGGGACATGACCAAGatgccaccggcggcggcgacaagaGGCCGCAGCGTCGCAAGCACCTGTACCTCGTGCTGGATGATTGGGACAAGGGGTTCAGCATCCACAAGATTGACACTGACAGCTTCGACTCCGACGACCAGCGCAACAATGCTGCCGGGCACCTCCCTGAGCCACCTGTCCTGCGGTTACAGTCGCCTATTGGCCCTGTGCCCCAAACCGGCATATCATTCTCCGCTCTGGGCACCAAGATCTTCACCTTCATGAACCAACGCTGCGGCCTCATCTATGACACCGAGACGGCCGTCCTGGCGATCGGAGCCCATGCCCCTGCTCAGATGGTCTGTGGCTTTGGCATCACCGTGGCCGTCGGCGAGATGCTCTATGCGTTGTCCTATCGCTTCTCTGACAAGCAGCACTCCTTCGAGGTGATGTCATGGGATGCGACGCAACATCCAATGGAGGGCTGGTCCTGGAAGACTctgccaccaccgccactgACGTTCCACGGCCGCGTTAACTCCTACGCGCTGCACCCGGACGAACGCTCCATCTTCATGACCACGGCTAACAAAGGTCGCATGGGCACCTACTCGTTCGACACCAAGGATTCTGCGTGGATGTGGCATGGGGAATGGGCCTTGCCGTTCCTCGGCCAAGCTCACTTCGACGGTGAGCTCGACGCTTGGGTTGGCCTTCACCGGGATGGCTACATCTGTGCTTGCCGAGTCGCCTCCCCTAGCTGCCATCCGACATTGCAGCTGGATTGCCAGACAACCAAGGAGAGGTTGTTCGGCAAGGGCCCGGAGAGGCACATGAGAGCCACTCTTGCCTATGTGGGCTCAAGCAAGTTCTGCCTCGTCCAGTGCGTGGCACGGGAGGGAGTGGAGGGACAAGCTCTGGGAGACCACGGCGGCTGTGTGATCCATCTCACCATGTTTGGACTCAAGTACAATCACAAGGGAGAGCTGCAGATTACAGATCACAGGTCGACGAGCTCCTTCCAAGTGTCTAGGCACAAAAATCACTTCTGTCCTGTGGCATTCTGGATATAG